The proteins below come from a single Bacteroidota bacterium genomic window:
- a CDS encoding glycosyltransferase, which produces MKQQQSNLTPLVSVIIPVYNTEGTIKKAVESIVKQTYQHLEIILIDDASSDRSFQEIANLNDSRIRILRNETNLKTAATLNRGIAESNGTLIARMDADDVSHQDRIRLQVGFMQSHPDVDVLGTAFRKLPSGKKITQPLTHEEIDVAMLVRNPIAHPSVMIRKSLLGSDSLYNPDFPAAQDFELWQRLISKARFANLPDGLLDYYIHANQISTGQKDKQNRFADLVKLKHLSTLHSISDDETKTLYLRFINKDFQFTPAETREIGNLLVELIQKNRTIKRFDPVRFERLYGRLWFQLNQSVSSKTGWDASGFFLPVFSSGQSVHRSEYAKIRLNQFKSWIRNF; this is translated from the coding sequence ATGAAACAACAGCAAAGCAACCTGACTCCACTTGTATCGGTCATTATTCCGGTCTACAATACGGAGGGCACCATCAAAAAGGCTGTTGAAAGCATCGTAAAACAAACTTATCAACATCTTGAAATTATTCTCATCGATGACGCCTCCTCTGATCGGTCTTTTCAGGAAATAGCAAATCTGAATGACAGCCGCATCCGGATCCTTCGCAACGAAACCAATCTGAAAACCGCTGCCACCCTGAACCGCGGCATTGCTGAATCAAATGGAACACTCATTGCACGGATGGATGCTGACGATGTCTCCCACCAGGACCGGATCAGGCTGCAGGTCGGGTTCATGCAGTCACACCCGGATGTAGATGTGCTGGGAACAGCTTTCCGTAAACTTCCATCAGGCAAAAAAATCACCCAGCCACTTACTCACGAAGAAATTGATGTGGCCATGCTGGTCAGGAATCCCATCGCACATCCGTCGGTTATGATCAGAAAATCCCTCCTTGGTTCCGATTCGTTGTATAATCCTGATTTCCCCGCTGCACAGGATTTCGAACTTTGGCAGCGATTGATTTCAAAGGCTCGTTTTGCAAACCTACCCGACGGTTTACTGGATTATTACATTCACGCTAACCAGATTTCCACCGGACAGAAGGATAAACAGAACCGATTTGCTGATCTGGTCAAATTAAAACATCTTAGTACGCTACATTCCATTTCGGATGATGAAACCAAGACACTTTACCTCCGATTCATAAACAAGGATTTTCAATTCACTCCGGCTGAAACAAGAGAAATCGGGAACCTTTTGGTGGAACTGATTCAGAAAAACCGCACAATCAAAAGATTCGACCCGGTCAGGTTTGAAAGACTGTACGGCCGGTTGTGGTTTCAACTGAATCAGTCTGTTTCTTCAAAAACCGGCTGGGACGCCTCTGGATTTTTTCTCCCCGTCTTTTCATCAGGTCAATCGGTTCACCGTTCAGAGTATGCAAAGATTCGATTAAATCAGTTTAAGAGTTGGATACGGAATTTTTAA
- a CDS encoding glycosyltransferase family 1 protein, whose amino-acid sequence MNTIFFTADYHQTMSRNRYLAGALIRDGFHVIKGVPTKNDTGSIWFHGLSLNEKHPISPGIIDHLRQFEGRIAFFMNDDHEFFHWSKIDRQLTEKAVGFYKNHWTDKSFPADSAIMDKIGFVNPVLSPLSCYPGNDISKRKQRIFFIGKLTGNSISDIIRNQRFEIVSKLKASGLPFAGGLIQTRDFRIPDELITDPLKQTDFHNELSSSSIVLAPWGFCPLTYRFWEGLANRCLVVAPDFSNYRFAFHNLVPNVHYVSIRPDLTDLLDVCEYYLMNPDKAQAIADNGYNWFSEHASFRGISLNYHISDIIYDSWKNLELQKVNRSGFRFSARALYCRLKKRW is encoded by the coding sequence ATGAATACCATTTTCTTTACAGCTGATTACCATCAGACAATGAGCAGAAACAGATATCTGGCAGGAGCACTGATCAGGGATGGGTTCCATGTTATAAAAGGAGTCCCCACCAAAAATGATACGGGATCAATCTGGTTTCACGGTCTAAGCTTAAACGAGAAGCATCCGATTTCACCCGGTATCATTGACCATCTACGTCAATTTGAGGGTCGGATCGCCTTTTTTATGAATGATGATCATGAATTCTTTCATTGGAGTAAAATAGACCGGCAGCTTACTGAAAAGGCAGTTGGGTTTTATAAAAATCACTGGACCGATAAAAGTTTTCCTGCAGACTCAGCCATTATGGATAAAATCGGATTTGTAAATCCGGTACTTTCTCCACTTTCCTGTTATCCGGGGAACGATATTTCAAAAAGAAAACAACGAATTTTTTTTATCGGGAAGTTAACAGGTAATTCTATTTCTGATATCATCAGAAATCAGCGATTTGAAATTGTGAGCAAACTAAAAGCATCAGGACTTCCATTTGCTGGCGGACTAATCCAGACAAGAGACTTCCGAATTCCGGATGAACTGATTACCGACCCGTTAAAGCAAACAGACTTTCATAATGAGTTATCATCAAGTTCAATTGTTTTAGCCCCATGGGGTTTTTGTCCTCTTACTTACCGGTTCTGGGAGGGGTTAGCAAATCGATGTTTAGTGGTTGCACCTGATTTTAGTAATTACAGATTCGCATTTCATAATTTAGTCCCGAATGTTCATTATGTATCAATCCGACCAGATCTCACCGACTTACTTGATGTATGTGAGTACTATCTTATGAATCCAGATAAGGCTCAAGCGATTGCTGACAATGGGTATAATTGGTTCTCGGAACATGCCAGTTTTCGAGGTATATCCCTAAATTACCATATATCTGACATCATCTATGATTCATGGAAGAATCTGGAGTTACAGAAAGTCAATCGTTCTGGATTTCGCTTTTCGGCACGTGCCCTTTATTGCAGATTAAAAAAGCGTTGGTAA
- a CDS encoding glycosyltransferase family 9 protein produces MKNSSEPLKKTINRKNKRLLIDLMGLFARRRKRVSHFEGPLGSVLILAQEKLGDCLLLTPLLRQLRDRYPDLVIHVACFSATSSDFFRQEPVVNQVFRVKTDLWGFFRHGRRFSYDLLFNTKDHPSFNFMLQSLLVKARIKVGIAHPNHQRYFDYEIGGDFYRHMLSKYLDFLQFLGHSLQPADLKPALPPVPVSPAVQTFASQLPASTVILNLSAGSPDREWTESQWGALICRLNSPLVLLAVGEQMAVRSRLEKRFSQILPCPDTKSLQEAAAILEKGRLLVSPDTSMIHLAAGAGIPVVGLYQKGDLHLARFSPWQVTCRIVQSSTLRVADIDPDLVWQAVKELCPD; encoded by the coding sequence GTGAAAAACAGCAGCGAACCCCTGAAAAAAACCATTAACCGGAAAAACAAACGGTTGCTTATCGACCTGATGGGGTTGTTTGCACGCCGCCGGAAAAGGGTCAGCCATTTCGAAGGACCCCTGGGTTCCGTTCTGATTCTGGCTCAGGAAAAACTGGGGGACTGCCTGTTACTGACTCCGCTTCTCAGACAGCTGCGTGACCGGTACCCCGACCTGGTGATTCACGTGGCTTGTTTCAGCGCCACTTCGTCAGATTTTTTCCGTCAGGAACCGGTCGTGAATCAGGTATTCAGGGTTAAAACCGATCTGTGGGGTTTTTTCCGTCATGGCCGGCGGTTTTCCTATGACCTTTTGTTTAACACCAAGGATCATCCCTCTTTTAACTTCATGCTCCAGAGCCTGCTGGTTAAGGCCCGGATCAAGGTGGGAATAGCCCATCCGAACCATCAGCGTTACTTTGATTATGAAATCGGTGGTGACTTTTACCGTCACATGCTCTCCAAGTATCTCGATTTTCTGCAATTTCTGGGGCATTCGCTTCAACCAGCCGATCTGAAACCCGCCCTTCCGCCTGTCCCCGTGTCACCGGCGGTTCAGACTTTTGCAAGTCAGCTGCCCGCCAGCACTGTCATCCTGAATCTGTCCGCCGGATCACCCGACCGTGAATGGACAGAAAGCCAGTGGGGTGCTCTTATCTGCCGGCTGAACAGTCCGCTCGTTCTGCTGGCGGTCGGAGAGCAGATGGCCGTGCGTTCCCGGCTCGAAAAGCGGTTCAGTCAGATTCTGCCCTGCCCCGATACCAAATCGCTTCAGGAAGCAGCAGCCATTCTGGAAAAGGGCAGACTGCTGGTCTCTCCCGACACCTCCATGATTCACCTGGCAGCTGGCGCCGGAATCCCGGTTGTGGGTCTGTACCAGAAAGGCGATCTTCATCTGGCCCGTTTTTCTCCCTGGCAGGTCACCTGCCGGATTGTTCAAAGTTCAACCCTCCGGGTGGCGGATATCGATCCCGACCTGGTCTGGCAGGCTGTAAAGGAATTATGTCCCGACTGA
- a CDS encoding response regulator transcription factor codes for MSKILIIEDEAQLALGLKDNLEMEGYQVQLALTGTDGYDHIKKGDFDLVILDVMLPGLSGFDVLRRVRLEGNSTPIIMLTAKADEIDKVLGLELGADDYMTKPFSLRELMARVKAVLRRQVPLTGNVMAPVTIGLLVVDFSNYAATRNGENIPMTPKEVEVLKYLWERRNQTVSRDDLLTNVWGYDDSISSRTVDNFILKIRQKMEEDPAHPKNIITIHGIGYKLIPNP; via the coding sequence ATGAGTAAGATTCTTATTATTGAAGACGAAGCCCAGCTTGCCCTTGGTCTGAAGGACAACCTCGAAATGGAAGGGTATCAGGTCCAATTGGCCCTGACTGGCACCGACGGGTACGATCATATCAAGAAAGGCGACTTCGATCTGGTTATTCTGGATGTGATGTTACCGGGTTTATCGGGTTTTGATGTGCTTCGCCGGGTTCGTCTCGAAGGAAATTCCACCCCGATTATCATGCTGACTGCCAAGGCAGATGAAATTGATAAGGTCCTCGGTCTTGAACTGGGTGCTGACGATTACATGACCAAGCCATTCAGCCTGCGTGAACTGATGGCCCGTGTAAAGGCTGTGTTACGGCGTCAGGTTCCGCTTACCGGCAATGTGATGGCCCCGGTGACCATCGGACTTCTGGTGGTGGATTTCTCGAATTACGCAGCTACCCGCAACGGTGAAAACATTCCAATGACTCCCAAGGAAGTGGAAGTACTGAAATACCTGTGGGAACGCCGGAACCAGACAGTCAGCCGTGATGATCTGCTGACCAACGTGTGGGGATATGATGATTCCATCAGCAGCCGGACCGTGGATAATTTCATTCTGAAAATCCGGCAGAAGATGGAAGAAGATCCAGCACATCCGAAAAACATCATTACGATTCACGGAATCGGATATAAACTGATACCAAATCCCTGA
- a CDS encoding glycosyltransferase, translating to MNILFINSIGVNKLGGGEKWMVRAARGLLSNGHRVFLAGKPGSEILAEATRAGVPTRVFNIRADISPIATWKIYRFLKAEQIDVLVCNLNKDVRVAGLAARLAGHPVVLARHGILLAGKKWKHKVTLTNLADGIITNSTTIRDAYRGYGWFPDGFVRVIYNGIADKSQVMAHDFSKDYPGKTVIFSSGRLAEQKGFDDLITAFAQVHAQRPETVLVIAGKGKLEQDLRQLASRLGVAGSVHLIGFLDNPDPYTKGCHLFVLSSLFEGMPNVVMEAMALGKPAIATDVNGARELMGDTGWIVPPKNPSVLAETILKVLSDPTAMDQAGKAGLERVRLHFTIPAMVSQLEQFFQEKCREKQQRTPEKNH from the coding sequence ATGAACATACTTTTCATCAATTCCATCGGGGTAAACAAATTAGGTGGTGGCGAGAAATGGATGGTTCGTGCCGCTCGCGGACTCCTGAGCAACGGTCACCGGGTTTTTCTGGCGGGCAAGCCAGGCAGTGAAATTCTGGCCGAGGCCACCCGAGCAGGTGTTCCGACCCGGGTATTCAACATCCGGGCCGATATCAGCCCCATTGCCACCTGGAAAATTTACCGTTTTCTCAAAGCAGAACAGATTGATGTGCTGGTCTGCAATCTGAATAAGGATGTCCGGGTGGCTGGTCTTGCCGCCCGCCTGGCAGGTCATCCGGTGGTTCTGGCCCGTCATGGAATCCTTCTGGCTGGTAAAAAGTGGAAGCACAAGGTCACCCTGACCAATCTGGCTGATGGCATTATCACCAACTCAACCACCATCCGCGATGCGTACCGGGGCTACGGTTGGTTCCCCGACGGATTTGTACGGGTGATTTACAACGGCATTGCAGATAAATCTCAGGTGATGGCCCATGATTTTTCTAAAGACTATCCCGGTAAAACCGTGATTTTCTCGAGTGGCCGTCTGGCTGAACAGAAGGGATTTGATGATCTGATCACTGCCTTTGCTCAGGTCCATGCTCAGCGACCCGAAACAGTTCTGGTGATTGCAGGAAAGGGAAAACTCGAACAGGACCTCAGACAATTGGCCTCCCGCCTTGGGGTTGCCGGATCGGTTCATCTGATCGGATTTCTTGACAATCCGGATCCTTACACCAAAGGATGTCACCTCTTTGTGCTTTCCAGCCTGTTTGAAGGCATGCCCAATGTGGTGATGGAAGCCATGGCCCTGGGTAAGCCGGCCATTGCCACCGATGTAAATGGCGCCCGTGAACTGATGGGTGATACCGGGTGGATTGTTCCGCCAAAAAATCCATCCGTTCTGGCTGAAACAATTCTGAAGGTTTTATCAGATCCCACTGCCATGGACCAGGCAGGTAAGGCTGGTCTGGAACGGGTGCGATTGCATTTCACCATTCCCGCCATGGTAAGCCAGCTCGAACAGTTTTTTCAGGAAAAGTGTCGTGAAAAACAGCAGCGAACCCCTGAAAAAAACCATTAA
- a CDS encoding glycosyltransferase family 4 protein has product MSRLIERILILSEDYPPYPGGIAQWARGMARGLAGASGADVRVLYRPRKEFKVPPVDSGLTLIPIQGKRWKQFRTWICRKAVRETISSGFRPDLIIATTWNVARGLTGLKEKHGFRLVLVVHGLEITRPMPALKRWWLSETLEKVDQIISVSRFTAGRLIAGYPDVESKVRVLPNGVDPADFQTSGLIPSLRQRFNPDGHPLLLTFARVIERKGHDTVIRALPAIIRETGPVIYLIAGKWEESWYQQLTQLVKDLQLESVVRFTGYVTDEEKVAIYQMADLYVMMSRELDGDTEGFGITYLEANVCGKPVIGGRSGGVADAIVDGETGFLVDPTDSDRLADRCIGLIKDPGLRSRLGENGRSRVRTTLTWQALATRFLSE; this is encoded by the coding sequence ATGTCCCGACTGATTGAACGCATTCTCATTTTATCGGAAGACTACCCGCCGTATCCGGGCGGCATTGCCCAATGGGCGCGGGGAATGGCACGTGGACTGGCAGGTGCATCGGGTGCCGATGTTCGGGTTCTGTACCGTCCGCGCAAAGAATTCAAGGTTCCCCCTGTCGATTCCGGTCTGACTCTGATACCGATTCAGGGAAAGCGGTGGAAACAATTCCGCACCTGGATCTGCCGGAAAGCCGTCCGCGAAACGATCAGTTCCGGGTTCCGGCCCGATCTCATCATCGCCACCACATGGAATGTGGCCCGTGGTCTCACCGGATTGAAGGAAAAACATGGCTTCCGGCTGGTGCTGGTGGTTCACGGTCTCGAAATCACCCGCCCGATGCCTGCACTGAAACGGTGGTGGCTTTCCGAAACGCTGGAAAAAGTGGATCAGATCATTTCGGTCAGTCGGTTCACTGCCGGACGACTGATTGCAGGATACCCCGATGTTGAATCCAAAGTCAGGGTGCTTCCCAATGGGGTTGATCCCGCCGATTTTCAGACCTCTGGCCTTATTCCATCTCTGAGGCAACGTTTCAACCCCGACGGCCATCCTTTGTTACTGACTTTTGCCCGTGTCATTGAACGGAAAGGACATGATACGGTGATCCGTGCACTGCCTGCCATTATCAGGGAAACCGGACCGGTTATTTACCTGATTGCAGGAAAGTGGGAGGAGTCCTGGTATCAGCAACTCACCCAATTGGTAAAGGATCTCCAACTGGAATCGGTTGTCCGCTTCACCGGCTATGTCACCGACGAGGAAAAAGTGGCTATTTATCAGATGGCCGATCTGTATGTCATGATGAGCCGGGAACTGGACGGTGATACCGAGGGATTCGGCATCACCTATCTCGAGGCCAATGTATGCGGGAAACCCGTCATTGGTGGTCGGTCGGGCGGCGTGGCCGATGCCATCGTGGATGGTGAAACCGGTTTTCTGGTCGATCCCACCGATTCTGACCGTTTGGCAGATCGCTGCATCGGATTAATTAAGGACCCCGGACTCCGGTCCCGGTTGGGTGAAAACGGCCGCAGCCGTGTAAGGACCACCCTCACCTGGCAGGCATTGGCCACCCGGTTTCTGTCGGAATAA
- a CDS encoding serine/threonine protein kinase, whose amino-acid sequence MKRQPLLFPFLLIPFLLQGQELIPFFEQKATNVAQVMSTPDGDRWAAVRGAGFETAGGFYRYRNGSWSVSMAFPYSDSPLLKVFSPRSVYGLHHETHFGHWRYLFYHFDGSHWTRQDIPLKKWDATDYVIIHSMDGRSEADLWLVGQKATVLRRVNGNWVPVRSPVIWKEGEDDFAKDFLSVLTGRNGYVWVGGKNGILIRFNGSEGTSIPLPIRSAVVSLAEDETGLLWIGTDKGEVITWDGTRFNPVPSPAGEKRIQQMISRLNGLFVLSGDQIFQWDPSRLAWSARMNLTEPGVPITSFDLVNPADTTSGFIIGTTTGLFGTTTRGTVSFRDVTSASAISAKARGGFFLQANDDTHPDLYLTGEPGLPDQLLINTGTGPFTDQTYERGLLVSSNGSLAGTAGDIDGDGDQDLLVIRHTDHKVSVFRNRDQIRFDDITGWSGLDAMNVPEPETFWGHSIRLLDADLDGDQDLFVSSWEAGIQWFQNDGVGRFTPGDSTLFQALNQLDNHRLMGWVLLPGTKEGLASLVAVTDNAGTFLFTLSRPGFSLQSVRQHPSLKSISVNILTLPDTGEPVLFLPDRNLVNRIARVSGDSLVVSSIPVRIPSIPAFPGFPGGFCLITDADGDGADDILFGSHLLRWDGSRWVSVKETSGLTLDGNSITGDADSDGDPDLVLCRGSEFGAYPVTFYRNEGKPAAVSRLFLTGLSDPGFQVSIETADSVGKPFRVNGWSGQTALSTVTAMPLVVPVASGRQATVTGPGGNSWSGRLSGPMTTIQVNPAGNGILPEAIVSPLIRTWLYLSLWQELLKLLFIGTGLWFLNQRSNLTGWIGYARQWWAWIPGVVLYWVLFLRTAQHPLAVHLLGPVAGSLLLWTLIATVVYFWVTYLRTSRIGPYRLGRLLGEGSSGKVWEAWSTSDRKPVAIKVFHDRAFDTSEGQIRFQREVAAGTALSHPAIVKIFGQGVHGRQRYLVMELVEGENLRAWLTRDVSPGQVVRWLADLCEAIQVLHDAGMIHRDIKTENIMISPDGHPKIMDLGLAKAAVFATMTRLGTSVGTLAYMSPQQAVGMPLDATADVYSLGVVGYELLTGGTLPVTGDHDMAFVYNIFNQVPVPPSVYNHLVDSDLDSIIMKCLAKQPGDRWASAQEAGNAFGNWLKTSAE is encoded by the coding sequence ATGAAACGCCAGCCACTGCTTTTTCCCTTTCTGCTCATCCCTTTCCTGCTGCAGGGGCAGGAACTGATTCCGTTTTTCGAACAGAAGGCGACCAATGTGGCTCAGGTGATGTCAACTCCCGATGGCGACCGGTGGGCTGCCGTCCGTGGGGCCGGATTCGAAACGGCCGGCGGATTTTACCGCTACCGAAACGGATCCTGGTCGGTTTCCATGGCGTTCCCTTACTCAGATTCCCCGCTGCTGAAAGTCTTCTCTCCCCGGTCGGTTTACGGACTTCACCACGAAACCCACTTCGGTCATTGGCGGTATTTGTTTTATCACTTCGATGGCAGTCACTGGACCCGTCAGGACATTCCGCTGAAAAAGTGGGACGCCACGGATTATGTGATTATTCACTCCATGGATGGCAGGTCAGAGGCAGATTTGTGGCTGGTTGGTCAGAAGGCCACCGTACTCAGGCGGGTCAACGGAAACTGGGTGCCGGTGCGGTCTCCGGTGATCTGGAAAGAAGGGGAAGATGACTTTGCCAAGGATTTCCTGTCGGTCCTTACCGGCCGGAATGGCTACGTCTGGGTCGGTGGAAAAAACGGCATTCTGATCCGCTTTAACGGGTCAGAAGGAACCAGTATTCCGCTTCCCATCCGGTCAGCCGTGGTCTCCCTGGCCGAAGATGAAACCGGGTTGCTCTGGATCGGAACCGATAAAGGTGAGGTGATCACCTGGGATGGCACCCGATTCAACCCGGTACCTTCACCCGCTGGTGAAAAACGGATCCAGCAGATGATCAGCCGGTTGAATGGCTTGTTTGTCCTTTCCGGCGACCAGATTTTTCAATGGGATCCTTCAAGGCTGGCATGGTCCGCCCGCATGAATCTGACCGAACCCGGTGTTCCCATCACCTCATTTGATCTGGTCAATCCTGCCGATACAACCAGCGGATTCATCATCGGAACCACCACAGGACTGTTTGGAACGACGACCCGCGGAACCGTGAGCTTTCGTGATGTGACCAGTGCCTCGGCCATCTCTGCAAAGGCTCGCGGCGGATTTTTCCTCCAGGCCAATGACGATACCCACCCAGACCTGTACCTGACCGGGGAGCCCGGACTCCCCGACCAGTTGCTGATCAATACCGGAACCGGTCCGTTCACCGACCAGACCTATGAACGCGGACTTCTGGTTTCGAGCAACGGATCGCTGGCCGGAACGGCAGGCGATATCGACGGCGATGGAGATCAGGATCTGTTGGTTATCCGGCACACCGATCACAAAGTCTCTGTTTTCAGAAACCGTGATCAGATCCGGTTCGATGACATCACCGGTTGGTCCGGTCTCGATGCCATGAACGTTCCGGAACCGGAAACTTTCTGGGGCCACAGCATCCGGCTGCTCGATGCCGATCTGGATGGTGATCAGGATCTGTTTGTTTCATCCTGGGAAGCCGGGATTCAATGGTTTCAGAATGATGGTGTCGGGCGGTTTACACCCGGTGATTCAACCCTTTTCCAGGCATTGAATCAATTGGATAACCACCGGTTGATGGGATGGGTTTTGCTTCCCGGAACGAAGGAAGGTCTGGCCAGCCTGGTTGCGGTAACCGATAACGCCGGAACCTTTCTTTTCACCCTGTCACGTCCGGGTTTCAGCCTTCAGTCTGTTCGCCAGCATCCATCGCTGAAAAGCATTTCTGTCAATATTCTGACTCTCCCCGATACCGGTGAGCCGGTTCTTTTTCTTCCTGACCGGAATCTGGTCAATCGCATTGCCAGAGTTTCGGGGGATTCGCTGGTGGTCTCCTCCATTCCGGTCCGGATACCCTCCATACCAGCCTTTCCGGGATTTCCAGGTGGGTTCTGTCTGATTACCGATGCCGATGGAGACGGGGCGGATGATATTCTTTTTGGCAGTCATCTGCTCAGATGGGATGGTTCACGATGGGTGAGTGTGAAGGAAACAAGTGGTCTGACCCTCGATGGAAATTCCATAACAGGCGATGCCGATTCGGATGGAGACCCCGATCTGGTATTGTGCAGAGGGAGTGAGTTTGGAGCCTATCCGGTTACATTTTACCGGAATGAAGGAAAACCTGCGGCCGTCAGTCGTCTGTTTCTGACTGGTCTGAGTGATCCTGGTTTTCAGGTCAGCATAGAAACTGCCGATTCCGTTGGTAAACCGTTCCGGGTAAACGGCTGGTCGGGACAAACCGCTTTATCAACCGTGACCGCCATGCCGCTTGTTGTTCCGGTCGCTTCCGGTCGACAGGCCACGGTCACCGGACCGGGCGGAAATTCATGGTCCGGAAGGTTGTCTGGTCCGATGACAACTATTCAGGTCAACCCGGCAGGCAACGGGATCCTGCCAGAAGCCATCGTGAGTCCGCTCATCCGGACCTGGCTTTATCTTTCTTTGTGGCAGGAACTCTTGAAACTGCTGTTTATCGGGACCGGGCTCTGGTTTCTGAACCAGCGGAGCAACCTGACCGGCTGGATCGGGTATGCCCGTCAATGGTGGGCCTGGATACCGGGAGTTGTGCTGTACTGGGTGCTTTTCCTGAGAACCGCTCAGCATCCGCTGGCCGTTCATTTACTGGGTCCGGTTGCCGGGTCACTGCTTCTCTGGACATTAATTGCCACCGTTGTTTATTTCTGGGTCACCTACCTGCGGACTTCCCGAATCGGACCATACCGGTTGGGAAGGCTTCTGGGCGAAGGATCGAGCGGTAAAGTCTGGGAAGCCTGGAGCACCTCGGACCGGAAACCCGTTGCCATCAAAGTCTTTCACGACCGGGCTTTCGATACCTCAGAAGGTCAGATCCGGTTTCAGCGGGAAGTGGCGGCAGGAACGGCTCTTTCTCATCCTGCCATTGTTAAAATTTTCGGTCAGGGTGTACATGGCCGGCAACGGTATCTGGTCATGGAACTGGTTGAAGGAGAGAACCTGCGTGCATGGCTGACCCGGGACGTGTCGCCGGGTCAGGTCGTTCGGTGGCTTGCCGATCTGTGTGAGGCGATTCAGGTTCTTCACGATGCCGGCATGATTCACCGCGACATCAAGACCGAAAACATCATGATCAGTCCGGATGGGCATCCCAAAATCATGGATCTTGGCTTGGCAAAAGCGGCGGTTTTCGCCACCATGACCCGCCTTGGAACCAGTGTGGGAACCCTGGCCTACATGTCGCCGCAGCAGGCTGTTGGGATGCCGCTCGATGCCACCGCCGATGTGTATTCGTTGGGTGTGGTCGGTTATGAACTGCTTACAGGCGGTACCTTGCCGGTGACCGGTGATCATGACATGGCCTTTGTTTACAATATTTTTAATCAGGTGCCGGTTCCCCCTTCGGTCTATAACCATCTGGTTGACTCCGACCTCGATTCCATTATCATGAAATGTCTGGCCAAACAACCTGGTGACCGGTGGGCCAGTGCACAGGAAGCCGGGAATGCATTCGGCAACTGGCTGAAGACCTCAGCTGAATAA
- a CDS encoding glycosyltransferase family 2 protein gives MPTVSVIIPCFNYGHLLPETLSSLLAQTFPDWEGIVIDDGSTDNTSEVAKEFVKKDPRFRYHYQTNAGLSAARNTGLDLATGEFIQFLDADDYLFPTKFERQLENCQTNKSDISICDYHKSEFENLFTLTPENIHRIHLNREYPLLDLFFNWERTLSIPCHCFFIRRSLLIKGNLRFNTSLPNHEDIDLWLRLFSENPSFSIVHDVLAVYRKTPGGMTKNIKKMRAGYTEVLTNLNIPQTKDANFQKLLARKINLVNRKVAFKSTFLASVFYHIQKITGPSVINRFLLGDLPRNIR, from the coding sequence ATGCCCACGGTCAGCGTCATTATCCCCTGCTTCAACTACGGACACCTGCTCCCCGAAACGCTGAGTAGTCTTCTGGCACAAACCTTCCCCGATTGGGAAGGGATTGTTATTGATGATGGTTCCACTGACAACACCTCAGAGGTTGCAAAGGAGTTTGTTAAAAAGGATCCCCGTTTCCGGTATCATTACCAGACCAATGCAGGTCTTTCTGCTGCCCGGAACACCGGCCTGGATCTGGCAACCGGTGAGTTTATTCAGTTTCTCGATGCCGACGATTACCTGTTCCCAACCAAATTTGAACGTCAATTGGAAAATTGCCAGACTAACAAATCAGATATTTCAATTTGTGATTACCATAAGTCTGAGTTTGAGAACTTATTTACATTGACCCCAGAAAATATACACAGGATTCACTTAAACAGGGAGTATCCCTTACTAGACCTTTTTTTTAACTGGGAAAGAACTCTAAGCATACCCTGCCATTGCTTCTTTATACGTCGTTCACTTTTAATTAAAGGAAATCTGAGATTCAATACTTCACTTCCCAACCATGAGGATATTGATCTCTGGTTACGACTTTTTTCTGAAAATCCCTCATTCTCAATTGTCCATGATGTATTAGCTGTTTATAGAAAAACACCCGGTGGCATGACTAAAAATATCAAAAAAATGAGGGCAGGATATACAGAAGTTCTAACCAACCTTAACATTCCACAAACAAAGGATGCGAATTTCCAGAAACTATTGGCAAGAAAGATTAATCTTGTCAATCGAAAGGTTGCATTTAAATCTACTTTTCTTGCTTCGGTTTTCTACCATATCCAGAAAATAACCGGACCTTCAGTCATCAATCGATTTCTGCTTGGTGATCTTCCCAGAAACATCAGATAG